A DNA window from Mycolicibacter hiberniae contains the following coding sequences:
- a CDS encoding LppA family lipoprotein, whose product MSQPYEPTPPSVAAEALDVLRSLPSFEETQTQVQAAMDEITTAASEVISSVSWETIHEGSGGRCERPYEQTDGKRYFLPNAIAQNVDVSEQAWAKLEKIAKEAAAKLDATEVQVMANQPGNHDVGFYGPTGLFIKIGYRGNLVVSGYTGCRLPRDKQ is encoded by the coding sequence GTGTCTCAACCTTATGAACCCACTCCGCCCAGCGTGGCCGCAGAGGCCCTGGACGTGCTCAGATCTCTGCCGTCCTTCGAGGAGACCCAAACCCAGGTACAGGCGGCGATGGACGAGATAACCACGGCCGCAAGCGAGGTCATCTCATCTGTCAGCTGGGAGACCATCCACGAGGGTTCGGGCGGTCGATGCGAGCGGCCCTATGAGCAGACCGACGGCAAACGGTACTTCCTCCCCAACGCCATTGCGCAGAATGTCGACGTGTCAGAGCAGGCCTGGGCAAAGCTCGAAAAGATCGCCAAAGAGGCGGCTGCGAAGCTGGACGCCACCGAGGTACAGGTGATGGCGAACCAGCCGGGCAATCACGACGTCGGTTTCTACGGCCCCACCGGGCTTTTCATCAAAATCGGTTACCGGGGAAACCTCGTGGTGTCCGGTTACACCGGCTGCCGGCTGCCCCGAGACAAGCAGTGA
- a CDS encoding putative alpha/beta hydrolase — protein sequence MSRPALAHLQIGDLIGQAGGDPWAIDDSLQAGSPTQINFLAKAFHSAAGSATAAEDAFQAAQEHFTQYNRENGEQPINDGAEVQRVKDGLHATNAQLGQIAADLGVIAATLAQARAASQANITALNANLIVLDARIGQCLELESQGHDYAAEIAQCRRLAQDDTATALHNGTVIRTTYAKTLQQGLTNLREKGGYDAADALDGFDADAPAPPPGPVPDDPQQFHDFWNSLTPGQKEWLYNSDNNIGNHPGMPCDPPDGLGYDHYNKRHLAEELARAQSAAAQAQALQNQHPDWAAGENIPRPNKPGAIFDDRVAYENWQRQYDAARDGSKYLADLQAVDSAVSASPDRKLMLLDTESGTQARAAIAVGDPDKATHVSVTAPGLNTTVHGSIGGMTEEATNLQQEALRQLGLTPGHATDSVSTIAWIGYDPPQVPGFDDKTASLSGIWGVAHDELARAGARDLARFYDGIQASHLGGPADLTAIGHSYGSLTTGLALQEAGDHGVSRALFYGSPGIAASTPEQLQLHAGQVYAMETPDDPIQWAYDARAVGQGIPILGTYLNNEFGDFGSNPATNPEFTRLATGAASVPDGHGGAIVLQEAHGHSDYPRFPDGGGIRTTNYNIAAVLAGLGDKAVRGN from the coding sequence GTGAGCCGTCCCGCCCTCGCGCACCTGCAGATCGGCGACCTCATCGGACAGGCCGGCGGTGACCCGTGGGCGATCGACGACAGCCTGCAGGCGGGCAGCCCCACCCAGATCAACTTCCTGGCCAAGGCCTTTCACTCCGCTGCCGGCTCGGCCACCGCCGCCGAAGATGCCTTCCAAGCCGCCCAAGAACACTTCACGCAGTACAACCGCGAAAACGGCGAGCAACCCATCAACGACGGCGCCGAAGTCCAGCGCGTCAAAGACGGCCTGCACGCCACCAACGCGCAACTCGGCCAGATCGCCGCCGACCTGGGCGTCATCGCCGCAACCCTGGCCCAAGCCCGCGCCGCATCCCAGGCCAACATCACCGCACTCAACGCCAACCTGATCGTCCTGGACGCCCGCATCGGGCAGTGCCTGGAACTGGAGAGCCAGGGCCACGACTACGCCGCCGAGATCGCCCAGTGCCGCCGGCTTGCTCAGGACGACACCGCGACCGCCCTGCACAACGGCACCGTCATCCGCACCACCTATGCCAAAACACTGCAGCAGGGCCTGACGAACCTGCGGGAGAAGGGTGGCTACGACGCCGCCGACGCCCTGGACGGGTTCGACGCGGATGCTCCGGCGCCGCCACCGGGACCGGTGCCCGACGATCCACAGCAGTTCCACGACTTCTGGAACAGCCTGACGCCCGGACAGAAGGAGTGGCTCTACAACTCCGACAACAACATCGGCAACCATCCGGGGATGCCCTGTGACCCGCCGGACGGCCTGGGCTACGACCACTACAACAAGCGGCACCTGGCCGAGGAACTCGCGCGCGCACAGTCCGCCGCGGCGCAGGCGCAGGCGTTGCAGAACCAGCACCCGGACTGGGCTGCCGGCGAGAATATTCCGCGTCCCAACAAGCCGGGCGCAATATTCGACGACCGGGTGGCCTACGAGAACTGGCAGCGCCAGTACGACGCCGCGCGCGATGGCTCGAAGTATCTGGCCGACCTGCAGGCCGTCGATTCGGCTGTCAGTGCCAGCCCGGACCGCAAGCTGATGCTGTTGGACACCGAAAGCGGCACGCAGGCCCGTGCCGCCATCGCGGTCGGCGATCCGGATAAGGCGACCCACGTATCGGTCACCGCCCCCGGACTCAACACCACGGTGCACGGCAGCATCGGGGGAATGACCGAAGAGGCGACCAACCTCCAGCAAGAGGCCCTGCGGCAGTTGGGACTTACCCCCGGGCACGCAACAGATTCCGTTTCGACGATCGCCTGGATCGGTTACGACCCGCCGCAGGTGCCCGGCTTCGACGACAAAACCGCTTCCCTGTCCGGGATCTGGGGCGTCGCCCACGACGAGCTTGCCCGGGCCGGCGCCCGCGATCTGGCCCGCTTCTACGACGGGATACAGGCCTCGCACCTCGGCGGTCCCGCCGATCTGACCGCGATCGGGCATTCCTACGGTTCACTGACCACCGGGCTGGCGCTGCAGGAGGCCGGTGATCACGGGGTATCGCGGGCGCTGTTCTACGGGTCCCCCGGAATCGCAGCCTCCACGCCGGAGCAACTGCAGCTGCACGCCGGCCAGGTCTACGCGATGGAAACCCCCGATGACCCCATCCAATGGGCCTACGACGCCAGGGCGGTGGGCCAGGGCATTCCGATCCTGGGCACCTACCTCAACAACGAATTCGGCGATTTCGGATCGAACCCGGCCACCAACCCCGAATTCACCCGACTGGCCACCGGTGCCGCTAGCGTGCCCGACGGGCATGGCGGCGCCATCGTGCTGCAGGAAGCGCACGGCCACAGCGATTACCCGCGCTTCCCCGACGGAGGAGGAATTCGGACGACCAACTACAACATCGCCGCGGTCCTGGCCGGTCTCGGCGACAAGGCGGTTCGAGGAAATTGA
- a CDS encoding alpha/beta hydrolase, with protein sequence MAVTRTERTFEGVRQVPIVYDTWTPPDAPRAVVVLAHGFGEHARRYDHVADRFGAAGLVTYALDHRGHARSGGRRVLCRDIAEYTADFHTLTGIAAREHPGVPRVVLGHSMGGAIVFSYGVDRPDDYQLMVLSGPAVGMADVVSPGLAWVAKALGVVAPGLPVEKLDSALVSRDPAVVAAYDADPLVHHGRVPAGVARALIKVGETMPTRAQALTAPLLVVHGEDDGLVPAAGSRRLAEHAGSSDVQLTVYPGLYHEVFNEPQRAQVLDEVVGWIDAHL encoded by the coding sequence ATGGCCGTGACCCGCACCGAACGAACCTTCGAGGGTGTCCGCCAGGTGCCGATCGTCTACGACACGTGGACACCGCCGGACGCGCCGCGCGCGGTGGTGGTGCTTGCGCACGGATTCGGCGAACACGCCCGGCGGTATGACCATGTCGCGGACCGTTTCGGTGCGGCGGGTCTGGTGACCTATGCCCTCGACCACCGGGGGCACGCTCGCTCGGGTGGCCGTCGAGTGCTGTGCCGCGACATCGCCGAGTACACCGCCGACTTCCACACGCTGACCGGAATCGCCGCCCGGGAGCACCCCGGAGTGCCGCGCGTGGTGCTCGGGCACAGCATGGGCGGGGCGATCGTGTTCAGCTACGGCGTGGACCGGCCCGACGACTACCAACTGATGGTGCTGTCCGGACCGGCGGTTGGCATGGCCGACGTCGTCTCACCGGGATTGGCCTGGGTGGCCAAAGCGCTCGGGGTGGTCGCGCCGGGCCTGCCGGTGGAGAAGCTCGACAGTGCCCTGGTCTCGCGTGACCCGGCGGTGGTGGCGGCGTACGACGCGGACCCGCTGGTCCACCACGGGCGGGTGCCGGCCGGTGTGGCCCGGGCGCTGATCAAGGTCGGCGAGACCATGCCGACGCGGGCGCAGGCGCTCACTGCGCCGCTGCTGGTGGTGCATGGCGAAGACGATGGGCTGGTGCCCGCTGCGGGCAGCAGGCGCCTGGCGGAGCACGCCGGCTCCAGCGACGTGCAGTTGACCGTCTATCCGGGTCTCTACCACGAAGTATTCAACGAACCGCAGCGCGCGCAGGTGCTCGACGAGGTCGTCGGCTGGATCGACGCGCACCTGTGA
- a CDS encoding glucose 1-dehydrogenase produces the protein MGRVEGKVALISGGARGMGAAHTRALAAEGAKVVIGDVLEDEGNRLADELGADTARFVRLDVTQAEQWQAAVQTAVDAFGSLDVLVNNAGIAKYNALENFDLATWQQVLDVNLTGTMLGMHAAVAPMKAAGGGSIINISSVEGMRGTAGLYGYVASKWGVRGLAKAAAVELAPHNIRINSVLPGLIRTRMTIAIPDDSLQIPLGRGAKSAEVSTAVVFLASDESSYMTGSDLVIDGGLSAGIPHKTG, from the coding sequence ATGGGACGAGTCGAGGGCAAAGTTGCGCTGATCAGCGGCGGCGCGCGGGGAATGGGCGCAGCACACACCCGGGCACTGGCCGCCGAGGGAGCGAAGGTCGTGATCGGTGACGTCCTCGAGGACGAGGGCAATCGGCTGGCCGACGAATTGGGGGCCGACACCGCACGGTTCGTCCGTCTCGACGTCACCCAGGCCGAGCAGTGGCAGGCGGCTGTACAGACCGCAGTCGACGCCTTCGGCAGCCTCGACGTGCTGGTGAACAACGCCGGGATCGCCAAGTACAACGCCCTGGAGAACTTCGACCTGGCCACCTGGCAACAGGTCCTGGACGTCAACCTGACCGGGACCATGCTGGGTATGCACGCGGCCGTCGCCCCGATGAAGGCCGCCGGCGGCGGCTCCATCATCAACATCTCCTCGGTGGAGGGGATGCGCGGCACCGCAGGCCTCTACGGCTACGTCGCATCGAAGTGGGGGGTGCGCGGGCTGGCCAAGGCCGCGGCCGTCGAACTCGCCCCGCACAACATCCGGATCAACAGCGTGTTGCCCGGGCTGATCCGCACCAGGATGACGATCGCCATCCCCGATGACTCGCTGCAGATCCCGCTGGGCCGCGGCGCCAAGTCGGCAGAGGTGTCCACCGCGGTGGTGTTTCTGGCCTCCGACGAGTCCTCCTACATGACCGGGTCCGACCTGGTCATCGACGGCGGGCTGTCCGCGGGCATTCCGCACAAGACGGGCTAA
- a CDS encoding NDMA-dependent alcohol dehydrogenase, with protein sequence MKTKGALLWELNSPWRVDEIELGDPVEGEVQVRMHAAGMCHSDYHVTTGATPIGLPALGGHEGAGVITKVGKSVTGLEEGDHVVMAFIPACGACPPCMKGFRSLCDRGAVLLGGKAIADGTNRIHAGSHAVSPMNLLGTFAPYMTVHQDSVVKIDKDIPFQTAAIMGCAVPTGFGSATNVAEVKPGETVIIVGVGGIGMSALQGAVLSGARRVIAIDPVPFKRDQAVKFGATGVYPSMAEAIMPVMEETWGLMADKVIIAVGDMKGEYIEEAMTLTAKTGTCVVTGMGAMADADVKLNLFLFTMLQKTLKGNIFGGGSSHIETPRLAALYKSGLLKLDEMITTTYKLEDVNAGYQDMVDGKNIRGVITYDESDW encoded by the coding sequence ATGAAGACCAAGGGCGCATTGCTGTGGGAGCTGAACTCGCCGTGGCGGGTCGACGAGATCGAGTTGGGCGACCCTGTCGAAGGCGAAGTCCAGGTCCGGATGCACGCCGCGGGAATGTGCCACTCCGACTACCACGTCACCACCGGGGCCACCCCGATCGGTCTGCCGGCGCTGGGCGGCCACGAGGGTGCCGGGGTGATCACCAAGGTCGGCAAGTCGGTGACGGGCCTGGAAGAGGGCGACCATGTCGTGATGGCCTTCATCCCGGCGTGCGGTGCCTGCCCGCCGTGCATGAAGGGCTTCCGCTCGCTGTGTGATCGCGGCGCGGTGCTGCTGGGCGGCAAAGCCATCGCCGACGGCACGAACCGAATCCACGCCGGCTCCCACGCGGTCTCCCCGATGAACCTGCTCGGCACGTTCGCGCCCTACATGACCGTGCATCAGGACTCCGTCGTCAAGATCGACAAGGACATCCCGTTCCAGACCGCCGCGATCATGGGTTGCGCGGTGCCTACCGGGTTCGGCTCGGCCACCAACGTCGCGGAGGTGAAGCCCGGCGAGACCGTCATCATCGTCGGGGTCGGCGGGATCGGCATGAGCGCCCTGCAGGGTGCGGTGCTCTCGGGCGCCCGGCGGGTGATCGCCATCGACCCGGTTCCCTTCAAGCGCGATCAAGCCGTCAAGTTCGGCGCCACCGGTGTGTATCCGTCGATGGCCGAGGCGATCATGCCGGTGATGGAGGAGACCTGGGGCCTGATGGCCGACAAGGTGATCATTGCCGTCGGGGACATGAAGGGCGAGTACATCGAAGAGGCGATGACACTGACCGCCAAGACCGGCACCTGCGTGGTGACCGGAATGGGCGCGATGGCCGACGCCGACGTCAAGCTGAACCTTTTCCTGTTCACCATGCTGCAGAAGACGTTGAAGGGCAACATCTTCGGCGGCGGTAGCTCGCACATCGAGACGCCCCGGCTGGCGGCCCTGTACAAGTCCGGCCTGCTCAAGCTCGACGAGATGATCACCACGACCTACAAGCTCGAAGACGTCAACGCCGGCTACCAGGACATGGTGGACGGCAAGAACATCCGCGGCGTGATCACCTACGACGAGTCGGACTGGTAG
- a CDS encoding pirin family protein gives MTGLLDVRRAAERAATRTPWLTSRHSFSFNDYYDPDNTHHGLLLVNNDDLVAPSAGFDTHPHRDAEIVTWVLSGALSHRDSIGNAGVIHPGLAQRMSAGTGILHSERNESASEPVHFVQMWVMPDAPGREPAYQQREIGDALAGGRLVTVASGRDPDAMIGVGNADATFYAARLRPGDRIAVPDAPYTHLFVALGRAELEGAGALGAGDAVRFSGGGGQRLSAITAAEVLIWAMAARLGG, from the coding sequence ATGACCGGCCTGCTCGATGTGCGACGGGCCGCCGAACGCGCCGCCACCCGCACTCCGTGGCTGACCTCGCGGCATTCGTTTTCGTTCAACGACTACTACGACCCGGACAACACCCATCACGGCTTGCTGCTGGTCAACAACGATGACCTCGTCGCGCCGTCCGCCGGATTCGACACCCATCCCCACCGTGACGCCGAGATCGTCACGTGGGTGTTGTCCGGGGCGTTGAGTCATCGCGATTCGATCGGCAACGCCGGCGTCATCCATCCCGGCCTGGCGCAGCGCATGTCGGCGGGCACCGGAATTCTGCATTCGGAGCGCAACGAATCAGCTTCCGAGCCGGTGCATTTCGTCCAGATGTGGGTCATGCCGGACGCGCCGGGACGCGAACCGGCCTACCAGCAGCGCGAGATCGGGGACGCGCTGGCGGGCGGGCGCCTGGTAACGGTCGCCTCAGGCCGCGATCCGGACGCCATGATCGGCGTGGGCAACGCCGACGCCACCTTTTACGCCGCTCGCCTGCGTCCCGGCGACCGCATCGCGGTGCCCGATGCGCCGTACACGCATCTGTTCGTCGCGCTGGGCCGGGCCGAACTCGAGGGTGCCGGAGCCCTGGGGGCCGGTGACGCGGTCCGTTTCAGCGGCGGCGGCGGTCAGCGCCTGTCTGCGATCACGGCGGCCGAAGTGCTCATCTGGGCGATGGCAGCTCGCCTGGGCGGCTGA